A stretch of the Neodiprion lecontei isolate iyNeoLeco1 chromosome 4, iyNeoLeco1.1, whole genome shotgun sequence genome encodes the following:
- the LOC124293937 gene encoding uncharacterized protein LOC124293937, with product MMIAAVAGIVVVALISFLSCCLMRGRKESSSRSIELPAKCKFGNLSVRAFPVETKSSTNCTEAKKLGENMEEGLKRPRVNRTRKISPECSIVKRCREAEARRTKLQKCCDIRHSKVKKQGYEPVCQILTAAGSLESYRSHLGHRNLYLGRSDRYDRQPPAVPMPDFDR from the exons ATGATGATCGCAGCAGTCGCAGGGATCGTAGTGGTCGCTTTGATATCGTTTCTGAGTTGCTGCTTGATGCGAGGGCGTAAAGAATCCAGCTCGAGGTCGATTGAACTCCCGGCGAAATGTAAGTTTGGAAATCTGAGCGTCAGGGCGTTTCCTGTCGAGACGAAGAGCAGCACGAACTGCACGGAAGCGAAAAAACTTGGGGAGAATATGGAGGAAGGATTGAAGAGGCCAAGGGTCAACCGTACGAGAAAAATTAGTCCGGAATGTTCCATAGTAAAAAGATGCAGAGAGGCGGAGGCGCGCAGgacgaaattacaaaaatgctGTGACATTAGGCACAGCAAAGTTAAGAAGCAGGGCTACGAACCTGTCTGCCAAATTTTGACAGCGGCTGGCAGCTTGGAATCTTACAGATCGCATTTGGGACACAGAAATT TGTACCTCGGAAGATCGGATCGCTACGACAGGCAACCACCCGCCGTTCCTATGCCAGACTTCGACAGGTGA
- the LOC107216844 gene encoding cytochrome c oxidase subunit 7C, mitochondrial, whose protein sequence is MLSRQIVRNFMTTVARRSGADDFHGGVPGGNLPFGINNRYKLTAYFIFFFGTGLGVPYLLVRHQLLKK, encoded by the exons ATGCTGTCACGCCAGATCGTGAGAAACTTCATGACGACGGTTGCTCGTCGAAGCGGGGCCGACGATTTTCACGGCGGTGTTCCCGGAGGC AACCTGCCGTTCGGCATCAACAACAGGTACAAGCTCACCGCCtacttcatctttttcttcggTACCGGTCTCGGCGTTCCATACCTTCTTGTTCGTCACCAGTTGTTGAAGAAGTGA